A part of Phoenix dactylifera cultivar Barhee BC4 chromosome 2, palm_55x_up_171113_PBpolish2nd_filt_p, whole genome shotgun sequence genomic DNA contains:
- the LOC103708432 gene encoding adenosine kinase 2-like: MVGEGEPSSLAPINTLTFLALGAPDLPLLLLPPARPPARPPFALVLSGMAYEGILLGMGNPLLDISAVVDEEFLEKYDVKLNNAILAEEKHLPMYDDLATKYNVEYIAGGATQNSIRVAQWMLQIPGATSYIGCIGKDKFGEEMKKKAKDAGVNGHYYEDETTPTGTCAVCVVGGERSLVANLSAANCYKSEHLKKPENWALVEKAKYVYIAGFFLTVSPESIQLVAEHVAANNKVFMMNLSATFICEFFRDVQEKALLYVDYLFGNETEAKTFAKVHGWETENVEEIALKISALPNASGTHKRITVITQGCDPVIVADDGKVKKFPVIVLPKEKLVDTNGAGDAFVGGFLSQLVQEKSIEDCVRAGCYAANVIIQRSGCTYPEKPEFK, from the exons ATGGTAGGTGAAGGGGAGCCCTCCTCCTTGGCTCCTATAAATACCCTAACATTTCTCGCTCTCGGTGCCCCAGATCTCCCGTTGCTTCTCCTCCCGCCCGCCCGCCCGCCCGCCCGCCCGCCCTTTGCTCTCGTGCTCTCCGGAATGGCGTACGAAGGCATTCTCCTGGGGATGGGGAACCCCCTTCTCGACATCTCCGCGGTCGTGGACGAGGAATTCCTCGAAAA ATATGACGTCAAGTTGAACAATGCAATTCTTGCTGAGGAGAAGCATTTGCCTAT GTATGATGACTTAGCTACAAAGTACAATGTTGAATACATAGCTGGAG GGGCCACCCAGAATTCGATCAGGGTTGCTCAA TGGATGCTTCAAATTCCCGGTGCAACTAGTTATATTGGTTGCATTGGAAAGGACAAGTTTGGAGAGGAAATGAAGAAAAAGGCAAAAGATGCAGGTGTCAAT GGTCACTATTATGAAGATGAGACTACTCCAACTGGCACATGTGCTGTTTGTGTTGTTGGTGGTGAAAG GTCTCTTGTCGCCAACTTATCTGCAGCAAATTGCTATAAGTCAGAACATTTGAAGAAGCCTGAAAACTGGGCATTAG TTGAAAAGGCAAAGTATGTTTACATTGCTGGATTTTTCCTAACTGTGTCTCCGGAGTCCATTCAACTTGTAGCTGAGCATGTTGCAGCAAATAACAAG GTATTTATGATGAACCTTTCTGCTACATTTATTTGTGAGTTCTTCCGGGATGTGCAGGAGAAAGCTTTATT GTATGTTGACTATCTCTTTGGGAATGAAACAGAAGCAAAGACCTTCGCGAAAGTTCATGGTTGGGAG ACTGAGAATGTTGAGGAGATTGCTCTGAAGATCTCTGCACTGCCCAATGCATCTGGGACACACAAGAGGATTACTGTTATCACCCAAGGTTGTGATCCAGTCATTGTTGCTGATGATGGAAAG GTGAAAAAGTTCCCTGTGATTGTGCTACCAAAGGAGAAGCTGGTTGATACTAATGGTGCAG GTGATGCATTTGTTGGAGGATTTCTGTCTCAGTTGGTCCAAGAGAAGAGTATAGAAGACTGTGTCAGAGCTGGATGTTATGCAGCAAATGTTATAATACAAAGGTCAGGCTGCACTTACCCAGAGAAGCCTGAATTTAAGTAG
- the LOC103708438 gene encoding uncharacterized protein LOC103708438: protein MLRRSGSLLLASLPALLLAALLLLSFRSALLARHPPPRPPSLTADPAVHSLLSRLSPAAAAATAAAGPRFVLPPPPPQPLPPTHPTRRIAPVPVRLFLVDGALGSPRSPKSVKIRVPEIPSSPFLFSFPDVEGGADDATGDQDQAVDLRIFGQGLELDRQDATVILYLLTLLSSTHALAILGFILFYTSVLGVVFVAVTTSLLQKRVPISGTIYYGARLGIRRLTGFVFLRWAARDALVQFLCIWFFADVGDQNELFKLFVKVKLMPFSLSPLNPWSGPRDEALSGFFFIWALLDTVVSVVFAVVPWVVIMDHNLRRRGRDVLREGCYLISMMPAQTILIKCLETMVCGNLGTRIAMMFGGRLFAGIFHSVAEVYFMVVWLIFYVAARCKDGELEGRRFGRQDLEECIDDLR from the exons ATGCTCCGCCGGTCGGGGTCTCTCCTTCTCGCCTCCCTCCCCGCTCTTCTCCTCGCcgccctccttctcctctccttccgATCCGCCCTCCTAGCCCGGCACCCTCCGCCTCGCCCGCCGTCGCTGACCGCGGACCCTGCCGTCCACTCCCTCCTCTCccgcctctcccccgctgccgccgccgccactGCCGCCGCCGGCCCCCGCTTCGTCCTCCCCCCCCCGCCGCCGCAGCCCCTTCCTCCAACTCACCCGACTCG ACGCATCGCTCCCGTCCCCGTCCGCCTCTTTCTCGTCGACGGGGCCCTGGGGTCTCCAAGATCCCCAAAATCCGTCAAGATCAGGGTCCCGGAaatcccttcctcccccttcctcttctcgttCCCTGATGTTGAAGGCGGTGCTGATGATGCCACCGGCGATCAAGACCAGGCTGTCGATCTCCGGATCTTCGGCCAGGGACTCGAATTGGACCGCCAAGATGCAACGGTGATCCTCTATCTCCTCACCCTACTCTCGTCTACCCACGCCCTCGCCATCCTAGGGTTCATTCTCTTCTACACCTCTGTCCTCGGCGTCGTCTTCGTTGCCGTCACCACTTCCCTCCTCCAGAAGCGGGTCCCCATCTCCGGGACTATCTATTACGGCGCTCGATTGGGAATCCGGCGGCTCACGGGGTTCGTGTTCTTGCGGTGGGCTGCGAGGGATGCCCTGGTCCAGTTCCTTTGCATATGGTTCTTCGCCGACGTCGGGGACCAGAACGAGCTCTTCAAGCTTTTTGTAAAGGTCAAGCTCATGCCTTTCTCCCTCTCGCCGTTGAACCCGTGGTCCGGACCCCGCGACGAGGCGCTCTCCGGTTTCTTCTTCATCTGGGCCCTGCTCGACACGGTGGTCTCTGTCGTGTTTGCAGTTGTTCCATGGGTCGTGATCATGGACCATAATTTGAGAAGACGGGGGCGGGATGTGTTGAGAGAAGGGTGCTATTTGATATCGATGATGCCGGCCCAGACTATATTGATCAAGTGCTTGGAGACGATGGTCTGTGGGAATCTTGGCACGAGAATTGCAATGATGTTTGGGGGGAGGCTCTTTGCAGGGATATTTCATTCGGTGGCAGAGGTTTACTTTATGGTGGTCTGGCTGATCTTCTATGTTGCAGCACGGTGTAAGGATGGGGAATTGGAAGGTAGGAGGTTTGGAAGGCAAGATTTGGAGGAATGTATCGATGACCTGAGATGA